Part of the Fundidesulfovibrio terrae genome is shown below.
GCTCACCAGCAACCTGAAGCTCCAGCTGATCCTGTTGCTGGTGATCGTGGTGACGGTGGCCATCCGGGTGCTGCCCCTGGAGATGCAGAAGAAGATCATCAACGAGGCCATCGGCGAGCAGAAGGTCCACCTGCTGCTCATCTACTGCGGCTACTACCTGGCGGCGGTGGTGTCGTCCTCGGCGCTCAAGTTCGTCATCAACGCCCTGCAGACCTACATCGGCCAGGAAGCCCTGGCCGACATGCGCAAGAAGCTCTACGCCCACATCCTGACCCTGCCCATCAACTTCTTCCGCACCGCGAGCCCGGGCATGATCGTGTCCTCGCTGGTCACGGAAGTGGCCAACGCGGGCGACTTCATCGGCCAGGCCATCGCCGTGCCCGTGACCAACGTGCTGACGCTCCTGGCTTTCGCCGCGTATCTCTTCTACCTCAATCCGCTGCTGGCCGGGCTGTCCATGGTGCTCTATCCGCTGGCGCTCATCTTCGTGCCCATGATGCAGAAGCGCTCCAACGAGGCCAACCGCGAGCGAGTGGACACCGGGCGCACCATGTCCACCATGATCGGCGAGACGGTGTCGGGCATCCACGAGATCCACGGCAACGCCTCCTTCCGCCACGAGAACAATCGCTTCTCGGCCATCACCGATCGGCAGTTCAAGGTGCGCTTGCGCTGGACCCTGTGGAAGTTCGGCATCAAGAACTCCAACAACTTCTTCCAGTCCCTGGGGCCGTTCGTGCTCTTCCTGGTGGGCGGCTGGCTGGCCATCAACGGCCGCTTCGACCTGGGCGCGCTGGTGGCCTTCCTCTCGGCCAACGAGAAGCTCTACGACCCCTGGAAGGAGCTCATGGACTTCTACCAGTCCTGGCAGGACGCCACGGTGAGCTACAACCGGGTCATGGAGTACTTCGCCGAGGACTGCGAGTTCACCCTGGAACCGGCCGAGGCCCGCGCGCCGCTCACCCTGCCCGGGAAAATCGACGTGAAGGACCTGGTCATGGAGGCCCAGGGCGGGGTCAAGCTCCTGAAGGGCGTGTCCGTAGCCGTGGAGCCGGGCCAGCACCTGGCCCTGGTGGGCTTTTCGGGCTCGGGCAAGTCCACCCTGGCCCTGTGCATCGCCCAGATCTATAAATATTCCTCGGGCCAGTGCCAGCTGGCCGGACACGAGATCGCGGACATGGCCAAGTCCGACCTGGCCGAGAACATGGGCTTCGTGCCGCAGCACCCCTTCATCTTCGAAGGCAGCATCAAGGAGAACCTGCTCTACTCGGTCAACTCGCGCAGCGTGGACAAGGGGCTCGATCCCAAGGAGCACGAGCCGAGCCTGGACCGGCTCATCGAGGTCATCCAGCAGGTGGGGCTTTTCCTGGACGTGCTGCGCTTCGGGCTGAACACGGTGTTCCGCAAGGGCAAGAAGGAACACTTGGTGCAAAAGCTCATCGCCGTGCGCGAGGCGTACTCCCGCGAGCAGGGCGAGGAGCTCAGGAACCTGGTGGAGTTCTTCGACGAGGGGCGCTACCTGGAATACTCGTCGGTGGCGGCCAACATCCTCTTCGGCAACCCCAACGACGACGCCTACCTGCCCGAAAACCTGGCCCGCAACGAGGAGTTCCTGACATTCTTGCGCGAGGCCGGACTGGAAGCCATGCTGGAGGACCTGGGCCGCAGCCTCACCATCCAGACCGTGGACATCCTGAAGAACGTGCCCGGCGCGGACGCATCCTTCTTCGAGCAGAGCCCCATGCAACTCGAGGAGTTCGAGGCGTATTCGCAGCTGGCCGAGCGCCTGGAGCGCGGCGAGGGGATCTCCCCGGGGGACTCCCGCATGCTTTTGACCCTGGCCCTTCGCTACACCCCCGGCCGCCACGCCCTGGCCTCCCCGCCCACGGGGTTCCGGCGCAGGCTCCTTTCCGGGCGCGCCCTGTTCATGGAGCGCATCTCGGCCCTGCCCGGGGAGAAGGTCACCTTCTACCGGCGCGACAACTACATCCACTCCCAGACCATTCTGGACAACATCCTCTTCGGCAAGCTCAAGACCGAGAGCCCCAAGGTGATGGACAAGGTCAACAAGACCATCATCATGCTGCTCATCCAGGAGGACATGCTGGAACGCATCGTGGAACTGGGCCTGGACTTCCAGGTGGGCACCCAGGGCGACAGGCTCTCGGGCGGGCAGCGCCAGAAGGTGGCCCTGGCCCGGGCCTTCCTCAAGGAGCCGCCGCTTCTCCTGCTGGACGAGGCCACGGCCGCCCTGGACAATGCCTCCCAGACGCGTATCCAGAATCTTCTGGATTCGAAGTGGAAGGGCCGCTCCACGGTGATCGCCGTGGTGCACAGGTTGGACACCATCAAGGGATACGACAAGATCGCGGTCATGAAGGCCGGCCAGATCGTGGAAACGGGCTCCTACAAGGAGCTCATGGATAGAAGGGGGATGCTCTATGAGCTCGTCCACGGAACAAAAGCCGGCGGGTAGCGCCTGCGGGTACAGCGATTTTCTGGACATCATGCGCGCCCTGCCCCTGTTCTCCAGGGTGCCCCTGGACGTGTGCAAGGTGCTGGCCTACCTGAGCACGGCGGAGACCTTCCAGGCCGGGGACGTCCTGGTGCGCCAGGGCGAGCACGCCGAGGCGTTCTACTACCTGACCTGCGGCCGGGCGTCCGTGAGCTGGAAGGACGGGGAGACCGAAGTGGAGCTCAAGACGCTGCGCGAGGGCGATTCCCTGGGCGGGCTGGCGCTGATCCTTGGGGCCGGGAGCCTTTTCACCGTGCGCGCCGACGAGGAGACCGTGGCCATGACCCTTACGCGCGAGAAGTTCCAGAAGACGGTGCAGCGCTTCCCCCAGGTGGAGCCCGCCCTGCTGCAGGCCCTGGCCGAGCACGTCCTGGGCTGGGAGGAGCGCTTCCTCTCCCGTCATCCCCAGGAGTTCGCTTCCCTGGGGCAGGACTTCGGGCTCACCCTCTTCTGATGCTCCGACGAAAGAAAAGAGCCGGGCCTGGGACATCCCAGGCCCGGCGATTTTGCCGCCGGTCAATCCTGGCTGGAATCGGCCCTAACGCCCGTACCTGGCCGTGATGGCGGCCTTGCCCAGGGCGTGGGCATTCAGGTTGAACCCCACCATGGCCGCCGGTGAGTCCGGCCCCAGGTCCAAGCGATCCACGTCCAGGGCGAACACGGTGTACACATAGCGATGGGGCTTGTCCCCGGCTGGCGGACAGGCTCCCCCGAACCCCGGCTTACCGAAGTCGGTCCTTGACTGGACGCTGCCCGTGGGCAGGCCGGAGCCCTTTTCGTCCCCGGCTCCGGCAGGCAACCCCGCGGCCGAGGCCGGGATATTGAACACCACCCAGTGCCACCAGCCGCTGCCCGTGGGCGCATCGGGGTCGTAGACCGTCACGGCGAAGCTCTTCGTGCCCTTCGGGACGTTTTCCCAGCGGAGTCCGGGCGACACGTTCGCGCCCTGGCATCCAAAGCCGTTCAGGATCTGACTGGCGGGGAGGTTTTTCCCCTCTGCGACATCCGGGCTCTCCAGCTTGAAATCCGAAGCAAAGGCGGCCGCCGCCCAGAAGAACGCAGCCAGAATGAAAACGGTCAATCTCATGGCATCCCTCCTGAAAGTGATGCCCCGAACTAACAAGCCAGCCCCCGTCCGGTCTGTTCCGATCCGGCCAAATCCTGTGCGGTTCCGGCCGTGAAGCGCGCGATGTCGCTTGGCCTCACCCCGAAGCGCTCCCTGAACAGCACGGCGAATCTGGAGGGCGAATCGTAGCCGCAGCGGCTTGCTGCCTCGGCCACGTTGGAGTGCCCGGCCTGAAGGAGGGAGAGGGCCGCGTTGAGGCGGACGTCCTTGAGCACCTGCCTCAGACCAGCGCCCTCCTTGGCCAGATTGCGGCGAAGCGTCCTTTCGCTGACGCCCAGGCGCCCGGCCACTTCCAGGGCCGTCCATCCCCGGGCCGGATCCACGCTCACCAGGCGGGCGCACCGCGCCCGCCAGGCGTCTTCCGCCCGCCACAGCGCCGGGAAACAGGGGGTGCGCTCTGACACCAGCAGCACAAAGGCCTCCATGCACAACGAGAGAAGCCGTTCGTTGCCGGGGCAGGCAACGGCCATGTCCAGAAGATGGGCCAGCGAGCCCAGAAGCGGGGCGTCGGTCCTCACCCGCATTGAGTGAAGCGAAAAAACTTCCGGCACGTCCGGAACGCCGTAGGCGGCCGCCACCCTGGCGACCGTGTCGGGACAGAGGGAGAGGCACAGGGCGAGATAGCCCGCCCCGCGAGGGCTGGGCTTGTTTTCGATGGTCACCTCGCATTGGGCGGGCAGCAGGAACATGTCCCCTTCACGGACACTCAGGCTGTCCTCTCCCAGATACAGGGTCTTTTGTCCCTTCAGGACCAGCACGCAGGCGGAATGCGGCAGGCTCACGGAACGCAGCCGGTGCCCCGTAATGCAGGACACCGCTCCGACGTAGGGCAGGCGGGTGCTCCCCTGGGGGGGCGTGCCCGAGATGAGCGGCCTCAAATGGGCCTCGATGTCATGGTGGCGCATGCCAAGCTCCTCACGCAGCAGGGTAGCCCGGCGAAGCGGCAAGCGCAAAACGCCTTCCTCGTGGCCCTGCCAAGGCGCATCGACAATATCTTCCGCACCTTTTGAAGGCAATGCGCGGTTTGACACCCGGGCGCATCCCGGATACGAGCCAAAAAATTGCGCGGGAGCCATCGATGCAAGACGCCTACGTCCTGTTCGCCGATTACGCTCAAAGGGAGCACCTCAAGATGACGCCGCAACGGCGCCACATCCTGGACGTGTTCCTGGAACAGCAGGGGCACGTCACTTCCGAGGAACTCTACGAGAAGGTCAAGTCCACCTACAAGACCATCGGCCAAGCCACGGTCTACCGCACGCTGAAGTTGCTCTCGGGCTCGGGCGTGGCCAAGGAGGTGGACTTCGGCGACGGCGTCACCCGCTACGAGCGCCAGGAAGGCGACGACCACCACGACCACCTCATCTGCGAGTCCTGCGGCAAGAACGTGGAAGTGCTGGACGAGACCATCGAGAAGCTCCAGGAAGAGGTGGCCGCGCGCCACGGCTTCAGGCTCACCCGCCACAAGATGTACCTCTACGGCATCTGCCCGGACTGCCAGGGCAAGGGCCGCTGACGCTCCCTCCGCCGGGCCTTTTCCCCCCTTGACCGGGGGGGGGCGGTTGAACCCGCACCGCCGATGAGGCGCGCCGCAGCCGGGCCCGGCGAGCACTCCGGCCTAAGCCGGAGAACGCCATGAATCCCTCCCGTTTCGACGAAGTCGCATCCTCCTGGGACGAAGACCCCCGCAAGGTCCGCGTGGCCGGGGCGGTGGCCGAGGCCATGCTGCGCCACCTTCCCCTCGCCCCCGGCCAGACGCTCCTGGACTACGGGGCCGGCACGGGGCTCGTGTCCCTTGCGCTCCTGCCTCGGGTTGGACGGGTCGTGGCGGCGGACACCTCCTTGGAAATGCTCTCCGTGCTGGCCGCCAAGGCGGCCAGGCTCGGAACGGACGCGGTCGAGACCATCCGGTGGGAGCTTGGGGAGCCCTATCCCGGGAGCGCCCGTCCGGACGCGGCCGTCCTGTCCATGGTGCTGCACCATGTGGCGGACACGGCCCTGGCCGCACGCCTGCTTTTCGAGCTGCTGCCCTCCGGCGGCGTGCTGGGCGCGGCCGACCTGGACCTGGAGGACGGGAGCTTCCATGGCCAGGACATGCCCGTGGAGCACAACGGGTTCTCGCGCGAGGAGCTGGGTGCGGCATTCCGGGCAGCGGGGTTCCAGGACGTGCGCTTTCACGAAGTGACCAGCATGGAGAAGCCCGGCGCCGACGGCGTGGCGAGGTCCTACACGATCTTCCTGATGACCGCTTCCCGCCCCTGAGAGATCCTCCCGGACCCGAACAAAAACAAAGCCCCCGCACGGACACGGGGGCTTCGGGGAACCGGACCTCGACGGACGAGGTCCGCAGGGGAGAGTTGCGGCTATTGAGGAGGCGGCGGAGGCGGCGAGCCGAACATGCCCGGCGGCGGAGGCGGCGGGCCTCCGAACAGCCCCGGGCCTCCCGGCGGCGGACCATGCGGGCCGCGTGCGCGCAACCGCTTGAGAAATTCGTCGTGCTTCTTCGCCTGGTCGGGCGTCAATTGCGTGCGGATCATGCCCTGGTATTTCTCGAGAACGGCCTCACCCGCGTCGAAGCAGGGCTTGC
Proteins encoded:
- a CDS encoding ATP-binding cassette domain-containing protein, whose translation is MQLGPKLPDKIYKRSLFSWVLTSNLKLQLILLLVIVVTVAIRVLPLEMQKKIINEAIGEQKVHLLLIYCGYYLAAVVSSSALKFVINALQTYIGQEALADMRKKLYAHILTLPINFFRTASPGMIVSSLVTEVANAGDFIGQAIAVPVTNVLTLLAFAAYLFYLNPLLAGLSMVLYPLALIFVPMMQKRSNEANRERVDTGRTMSTMIGETVSGIHEIHGNASFRHENNRFSAITDRQFKVRLRWTLWKFGIKNSNNFFQSLGPFVLFLVGGWLAINGRFDLGALVAFLSANEKLYDPWKELMDFYQSWQDATVSYNRVMEYFAEDCEFTLEPAEARAPLTLPGKIDVKDLVMEAQGGVKLLKGVSVAVEPGQHLALVGFSGSGKSTLALCIAQIYKYSSGQCQLAGHEIADMAKSDLAENMGFVPQHPFIFEGSIKENLLYSVNSRSVDKGLDPKEHEPSLDRLIEVIQQVGLFLDVLRFGLNTVFRKGKKEHLVQKLIAVREAYSREQGEELRNLVEFFDEGRYLEYSSVAANILFGNPNDDAYLPENLARNEEFLTFLREAGLEAMLEDLGRSLTIQTVDILKNVPGADASFFEQSPMQLEEFEAYSQLAERLERGEGISPGDSRMLLTLALRYTPGRHALASPPTGFRRRLLSGRALFMERISALPGEKVTFYRRDNYIHSQTILDNILFGKLKTESPKVMDKVNKTIIMLLIQEDMLERIVELGLDFQVGTQGDRLSGGQRQKVALARAFLKEPPLLLLDEATAALDNASQTRIQNLLDSKWKGRSTVIAVVHRLDTIKGYDKIAVMKAGQIVETGSYKELMDRRGMLYELVHGTKAGG
- a CDS encoding Crp/Fnr family transcriptional regulator, producing the protein MSSSTEQKPAGSACGYSDFLDIMRALPLFSRVPLDVCKVLAYLSTAETFQAGDVLVRQGEHAEAFYYLTCGRASVSWKDGETEVELKTLREGDSLGGLALILGAGSLFTVRADEETVAMTLTREKFQKTVQRFPQVEPALLQALAEHVLGWEERFLSRHPQEFASLGQDFGLTLF
- a CDS encoding YbhB/YbcL family Raf kinase inhibitor-like protein is translated as MRLTVFILAAFFWAAAAFASDFKLESPDVAEGKNLPASQILNGFGCQGANVSPGLRWENVPKGTKSFAVTVYDPDAPTGSGWWHWVVFNIPASAAGLPAGAGDEKGSGLPTGSVQSRTDFGKPGFGGACPPAGDKPHRYVYTVFALDVDRLDLGPDSPAAMVGFNLNAHALGKAAITARYGR
- a CDS encoding helix-turn-helix transcriptional regulator, with product MRHHDIEAHLRPLISGTPPQGSTRLPYVGAVSCITGHRLRSVSLPHSACVLVLKGQKTLYLGEDSLSVREGDMFLLPAQCEVTIENKPSPRGAGYLALCLSLCPDTVARVAAAYGVPDVPEVFSLHSMRVRTDAPLLGSLAHLLDMAVACPGNERLLSLCMEAFVLLVSERTPCFPALWRAEDAWRARCARLVSVDPARGWTALEVAGRLGVSERTLRRNLAKEGAGLRQVLKDVRLNAALSLLQAGHSNVAEAASRCGYDSPSRFAVLFRERFGVRPSDIARFTAGTAQDLAGSEQTGRGLAC
- a CDS encoding Fur family transcriptional regulator, producing the protein MQDAYVLFADYAQREHLKMTPQRRHILDVFLEQQGHVTSEELYEKVKSTYKTIGQATVYRTLKLLSGSGVAKEVDFGDGVTRYERQEGDDHHDHLICESCGKNVEVLDETIEKLQEEVAARHGFRLTRHKMYLYGICPDCQGKGR
- a CDS encoding class I SAM-dependent methyltransferase; translated protein: MNPSRFDEVASSWDEDPRKVRVAGAVAEAMLRHLPLAPGQTLLDYGAGTGLVSLALLPRVGRVVAADTSLEMLSVLAAKAARLGTDAVETIRWELGEPYPGSARPDAAVLSMVLHHVADTALAARLLFELLPSGGVLGAADLDLEDGSFHGQDMPVEHNGFSREELGAAFRAAGFQDVRFHEVTSMEKPGADGVARSYTIFLMTASRP